One window of Triplophysa rosa linkage group LG10, Trosa_1v2, whole genome shotgun sequence genomic DNA carries:
- the fam167aa gene encoding protein FAM167A produces MEPMTANTSKNPECIAASKDDHLSSLKSLTEKLKLETKKSSQLDWRAQLEAMLTTSRKISSSEAEKHGSSHPFRWSKLSMSSGVFNEVGQPAEGMMGFKSVDEALEGLRKELAEMRLQDQQLALQLMRLRSDINDLRIVQTCNQHRIMLNDVTFELEERDDMSGLCDVPMSPGLGLSTPLKVIGVTKMNIHSRRFSLC; encoded by the exons ATGGAGCCAATGACAGCTAACACCTCAAAaaacccagaatgcattgcagcatCTAAGGACGACCACCTCTCCAGTCTGAAGTCTTTGACCGAGAAGCTCAAACTTGAGACCAAAAAGTCATCTCAGCTTGACTGGAGAGCCCAGCTAGAGGCCATGCTGACCACCAGCCGCAAAATCTCGTCCAGTGAAGCAGAGAAACACGGAAGCTCACATCCTTTCAGATGGTCAAAGCTGTCGATGAGCTCTGGTGTGTTTAATGAAGTGGGACAGCCAGCAGAGGGCATGATGGGATTTAAAAGTGTAGATGAAGCGCTGGAGGGGCTCAGAAAAGAGCTG GCAGAGATGCGTTTGCAGGACCAGCAGCTGGCGCTCCAGCTAATGCGACTGCGCAGCGACATCAACGATCTAAGAATCGTGCAGACGTGCAACCAGCATCGCATTATGCTGAACGATGTCACGTTCGAGCTTGAGGAGCGAGATGATATGTCGGGTTTGTGTGACGTCCCCATGTCTCCTGGATTAGGCCTCTCCACGCCACTCAAGGTCATTGGGGTCACCAAGATGAACATTCATTCTCGACGTTTCTCTCTGTGTTAG